The segment GGTAGCCCAAACTGGCCATGTGTTCTTATTATGAATATTTTCCATCTTACTCACCCTCAAACTGTTTATATTTAATCATTTGCTAAAATTGTTTTACCTTATGTGACCAGGGTAGTAAAACAACTTAAGTAATCTACTTTTTACTTTATTCTCCATTCATACCTTTTCTCCTTCCCCACAATGGGCATAAATAAAAGAGCGCCATTCTTGTAGAATCGCGCCCGATTACGGAAGATGTAATAATAACTCATCATATCCAACTTATGCTAACTTCATCATCATGACAAATTTCAACTACATATCTTAGCGAAGGACAATAAATCCATTGGTCTAGACCCATACCAATAACATCCTCAATACAATCCAGTATTGTAAATATAGTAGTCTTTACAATTGGGTAATTATATATCCCACGAAAAAGGACGCGAAAAATACAATATAGGCCATTACTCAAACTTTTATATATCCAATATAGCTCATTTTGGACATAATGAAACAATTAAACTAATCCTCCCAATAAAAAATAGCATCCATTACTAAATACTCTCTAGGTTCACGAAAGATTGTTGGAATTTTTGTTTGAAAAGACAAAGGTTGATTCATTTTTTCAGCTTTTAATAGTTCATAATCAAACTCTTTTAAGGCTTGTTTCAACTTCTCTGCAATTGTTTGGAATTTCTCGCTCAAATCTACTAGATTTGGACCACCAAGTAAAGAACCATATGCCCCACCAACTACTTCGTTAGTTTCGATATGTATTGTTTTATACCTTTCATCTTCGCCCAATATGGCTACAGGTGCTAAACGACAAATATCAATAATTATCCCATCTATCTTTATCTCTCGACGACCATACTTCTCTTCAACGACTATAACATCTTCTTTTCGGTAACAAAAAAATTCAACAAAAGAGGCGTATCCACTGCCAAAATGATTCCACTCTGCTTCACATACTAAATTAGGAATACGGTTTATTCGATGAAATAACCGTCGTATATGACCTTCAATTTCTTGCTCATTAATTGTATCATAGGGGAACTTTTTCCCAACGATTTTCCCTTCAATTAAGTCTTGTAATTGTTCATTAGAGAACATACATGAAACACCACTCCGTTTTTCTCCACTATGGCCCGATTCACAACGAAAGAGCACATTTCCTACTCCTGAATTACGCCCGATAGTTTAATAACTACCGCTTAAATGCATCTAAGATTAATGATGGGAAAACAGGCTTTTCCCCTTGATTTCGTGGATCATACTTTTTTGAACGAAAAATAACACCATCGGCTCCATTCCACTCATTATAATGGAATTTACCCTGTTCATCACAATATTCAAGTAAATTAATCTCGAATCCAGCAGTTTCAAACATTTGCTTTAAAGTTTTATAATTGTGTACTATTTTATGACTTGCAGCGGGATGGTCTTTAGGTCCTGGTCCACCAATTTTAACGATATTTTGATATGAATCATCTTGAAAATATGCATCAGGAACTGCACAACGAATATATCCTTTTGGCTTAAGATACTTATAACACATCTTTGCAGCTTCTATACCTTCTTCATAAGTAAGGTGCTCCCAAACGTGTTCTGCCAAAATAGCTGTAATCGAATTAATATCGAATCTGTCATTCCAAGTATCTCTATCTAGTAAATTGAGTTCTTTCTCCTGTGTATGTATCCAATCTGGATTGTTATTATATTCCCCTGCACCAATCACTAACTTAATGTCTTTTTGTTTTATGGCCAACAACTCCCACCTCTTAATTCCCTATTTATTTCTATATTTCTCTTTAGATTATTCAATTATTTTATGCCATGAAAAATAATAGACTTGTTTTCTACAGTTGCTTGTTTAAACTCCCAA is part of the Sutcliffiella sp. FSL R7-0096 genome and harbors:
- a CDS encoding SAM-dependent methyltransferase; translation: MLAIKQKDIKLVIGAGEYNNNPDWIHTQEKELNLLDRDTWNDRFDINSITAILAEHVWEHLTYEEGIEAAKMCYKYLKPKGYIRCAVPDAYFQDDSYQNIVKIGGPGPKDHPAASHKIVHNYKTLKQMFETAGFEINLLEYCDEQGKFHYNEWNGADGVIFRSKKYDPRNQGEKPVFPSLILDAFKR